One Castanea sativa cultivar Marrone di Chiusa Pesio chromosome 4, ASM4071231v1 DNA window includes the following coding sequences:
- the LOC142630954 gene encoding galactokinase-like: MARTRAHLRAVVALRRWQAFRWKIIGEEDKLKKLGDLMNESHHSCSVLYECSCPELEELVHTCREHGALGARLTGAGWGGCAVALVKESIVPQFILNLKERFYQSRIDKGDINKNDIGLYVFASKPSSGAAIFKF, encoded by the exons atggcgag GACCCGGGCCCACTTACGTGCCGTGGTCGCACTAAGGAGATGGCAAGCATTCAGATGGAAGATAATCGG TGAGGAGGACAAGCTAAAGAAGCTTGGTGACCTTATGAATGAGAGCCATCACAGTTGTAGTGTTTTATATGAGTGCAG CTGTCCGGAGTTGGAAGAACTTGTACATACATGTCGGGAACATGGTGCACTTGGGGCAAGGCTTACAGGAGCTGGATGGGGTGGTTGTGCGGTTGCTTTGGTGAAAGAGAGCATTGTTCCACAGTTTATCCTCAATTTGAAG GAACGCTTCTATCAATCAAGGATTGACAAAGGGGATATTAACAAGAATGATATTGGCCTCTATGTTTTTGCTTCAAAGCCATCAAGTGGTGCTGCtattttcaagttttag